In a genomic window of Paramicrobacterium chengjingii:
- a CDS encoding MarR family winged helix-turn-helix transcriptional regulator, with product MTATPNTVILDQVLALTTLFSADMARSDNELGLTPSRTHLLWMLQTGGPQTQRSLAEAMSVSPRNVTGLVDALVETGFVTRETHPSDRRAVLVTLTSTGATTMSRMHADHEQLADDLLRDLSPERRERFAADVATVTATLAKLIAAHEAER from the coding sequence ATGACTGCGACCCCGAATACCGTGATCCTCGATCAGGTTCTCGCGCTCACGACGCTCTTCAGCGCCGACATGGCGCGCAGCGACAACGAGCTTGGATTGACCCCGTCACGCACGCACCTATTGTGGATGCTTCAGACCGGTGGCCCGCAGACGCAACGCTCACTCGCCGAGGCAATGAGCGTGTCGCCGCGCAACGTCACGGGGCTCGTCGACGCACTCGTCGAGACAGGCTTCGTCACGCGCGAGACGCACCCGAGCGACCGTCGAGCTGTGCTCGTGACGCTCACGAGCACAGGTGCCACCACGATGTCGCGCATGCACGCCGACCACGAGCAACTCGCCGACGATCTGCTGCGCGACCTCTCCCCCGAGCGTCGCGAGCGCTTTGCGGCAGACGTCGCCACGGTCACGGCGACGCTTGCCAAGCTCATCGCCGCACACGAGGCAGAACGATGA
- a CDS encoding ABC transporter permease, whose amino-acid sequence MTAQTAPPATEMMALSQTEKSQGKFASWWAKSWHPIVFVIALVVVWWAVTTAGWVKPYIIPSPVDTWIAMSDNAAYLAQHTWVTAYETIVGFIIAVIVGLAVAVVMVYSGGLEKTLYPVILFAQVVPKIAIAPLFVVWLGFGASPKILVAVLMAFFPVVISGLSGLRSVDPDVLQLTSTMGAGRFKTFVKVRLPAALPELLSGFKVAATLAVTGAVVGEFVGANEGLGYVILQANGNLDTAMLFAALIIMSLMGVLLFGIIQIAERFLIPWHSSKRDLGASTVRL is encoded by the coding sequence ATGACAGCACAGACCGCGCCTCCGGCGACGGAGATGATGGCCCTTTCGCAGACAGAGAAATCGCAAGGAAAGTTTGCGAGCTGGTGGGCGAAGAGTTGGCACCCCATCGTGTTTGTCATCGCTCTCGTGGTTGTGTGGTGGGCCGTCACCACGGCGGGATGGGTGAAGCCGTACATCATTCCCTCGCCCGTTGACACGTGGATAGCGATGTCTGACAATGCCGCATACCTGGCTCAACACACCTGGGTGACGGCGTATGAAACGATCGTCGGATTTATCATTGCCGTGATTGTCGGGCTCGCCGTAGCCGTTGTCATGGTGTACTCCGGCGGGCTGGAGAAGACTCTGTACCCGGTGATCCTCTTCGCTCAGGTGGTTCCGAAGATCGCGATCGCTCCGCTCTTTGTCGTGTGGCTTGGATTCGGTGCAAGCCCGAAGATTCTCGTTGCCGTGCTGATGGCTTTCTTCCCCGTCGTGATCTCGGGGCTCTCCGGACTGCGCTCGGTTGACCCTGACGTGCTCCAGCTCACCTCCACAATGGGTGCAGGGCGGTTCAAGACATTCGTCAAGGTGCGGCTTCCCGCTGCACTGCCCGAATTGCTGTCTGGGTTCAAAGTTGCCGCGACTCTCGCCGTTACCGGTGCGGTGGTCGGCGAATTCGTCGGAGCGAACGAAGGGCTCGGCTACGTGATCCTTCAGGCGAACGGAAACCTCGATACGGCGATGCTCTTCGCCGCTCTCATCATCATGTCGCTCATGGGCGTGCTGCTCTTCGGGATCATCCAAATCGCCGAGCGCTTTTTGATTCCGTGGCATTCCTCGAAGCGTGATCTTGGCGCATCCACCGTTCGACTCTGA
- a CDS encoding ABC transporter substrate-binding protein has protein sequence MKKPSSALTAIAAIAASALALTGCSGSSSDQSSGDGEGMTSVTLMLNWYPYGEHAPFYYGVDEGIFEEHGIDLTIKAGQGSTKTAQAVGQKQVDFGWADTPAVLANIDKGVSIKSVGVFLQTTPSAVQVFADSGIDSPKDLKGKTIAVSAGDAPTTTFPAYLEAVGLSEGDVKQQNLDAAGKMAAMLSGKVDGLIGFAHDQGPTIAEESGKEVKYLRYSDAGLNFFSNGLIAPGDTIENDPDLVSAMVAATSEAFEAAAADPEAAVATMDGKDPQLPSQDVLLNQWNETVKLLHTDATEGKAPGANSEEDWSATISVLSEAGLIEAGGDVDSYYDASFAPEK, from the coding sequence ATGAAGAAGCCATCATCAGCACTCACAGCCATCGCGGCAATCGCCGCATCAGCACTCGCTCTCACAGGATGCAGCGGTTCCAGCTCTGACCAGTCATCGGGAGATGGCGAGGGAATGACGTCCGTGACGCTCATGCTCAACTGGTATCCGTACGGCGAGCACGCGCCTTTCTACTACGGCGTTGACGAGGGCATCTTTGAAGAGCACGGTATTGATCTCACGATCAAGGCCGGCCAGGGGTCGACAAAGACTGCACAGGCCGTAGGCCAGAAGCAGGTCGACTTTGGGTGGGCTGACACTCCAGCCGTTCTTGCAAACATCGACAAGGGCGTGTCGATCAAGAGTGTTGGCGTCTTCCTGCAGACGACTCCCTCGGCTGTTCAAGTCTTTGCGGATTCTGGAATCGACTCGCCTAAAGATTTGAAGGGCAAGACCATCGCGGTCTCGGCCGGAGATGCTCCCACAACCACGTTCCCCGCGTATCTCGAAGCCGTCGGGCTCTCTGAGGGCGACGTCAAGCAGCAGAACCTCGATGCAGCGGGAAAGATGGCAGCGATGCTTTCGGGTAAGGTCGATGGGCTCATCGGCTTTGCACACGACCAGGGGCCGACTATTGCAGAAGAGAGCGGCAAAGAGGTGAAGTATCTTCGTTACTCGGACGCGGGCCTGAACTTCTTCAGCAACGGGCTCATCGCTCCCGGTGACACCATTGAAAACGACCCTGACCTCGTCTCGGCGATGGTGGCAGCAACCTCGGAGGCGTTCGAAGCCGCCGCCGCTGACCCGGAAGCCGCAGTTGCCACGATGGACGGCAAAGACCCGCAGCTGCCGAGCCAGGACGTGCTGCTCAATCAGTGGAATGAGACCGTGAAGCTTCTGCATACCGACGCCACAGAGGGTAAGGCGCCCGGGGCCAATTCCGAAGAAGACTGGTCGGCGACGATCAGTGTGCTCTCTGAAGCTGGCCTCATCGAGGCCGGCGGCGATGTCGACAGCTACTACGACGCATCCTTCGCTCCTGAGAAGTAG
- a CDS encoding ABC transporter ATP-binding protein produces MSQTEEKTRTVAIDDLSVTFASKRGRVNALEGIDLHVEKGEFIAIAGPSGCGKSTLLKAVAGLTKPSHGSIQLKGSNVEKPRQDIGYVFQRAALLDWRSVRGNILIQAEMRGMDMRSANKRTDELIEMTGLSGFEKALPHELSGGMQQRVSLCRALLHKPDVLLMDEPFGALDALTREKMNVELNRIWRETGTTVLLVTHSVAEAVYLATRVVVMSPRPGRIIEEHTVDLAPERDYATVLETPEFHRVSSRVRELLGSTAKAD; encoded by the coding sequence ATGTCGCAGACCGAAGAGAAAACGCGGACCGTCGCGATCGACGATCTTTCGGTGACGTTCGCGTCCAAGAGGGGAAGGGTGAACGCGCTCGAGGGCATCGATCTTCATGTCGAGAAGGGCGAGTTCATCGCGATCGCCGGCCCGTCAGGATGCGGCAAATCAACGCTGCTCAAGGCCGTTGCCGGGTTGACGAAGCCAAGCCATGGTTCGATTCAGCTGAAGGGAAGCAACGTCGAGAAGCCGCGGCAGGACATCGGCTACGTCTTCCAGCGCGCGGCTTTGCTTGACTGGCGAAGCGTGCGCGGCAACATCCTGATTCAGGCGGAAATGCGCGGCATGGACATGCGCAGTGCAAACAAACGCACAGACGAGCTGATCGAGATGACGGGACTTAGTGGCTTCGAAAAGGCATTGCCACATGAGCTGTCTGGCGGAATGCAGCAACGCGTCTCGCTGTGTCGCGCGCTGCTGCACAAGCCAGATGTGCTGCTTATGGACGAGCCGTTCGGCGCGCTCGACGCGTTGACCCGCGAAAAGATGAACGTTGAGCTGAACCGAATTTGGCGTGAGACTGGCACGACAGTTCTTCTCGTCACGCACTCCGTTGCCGAGGCCGTTTACCTGGCAACGCGCGTTGTGGTGATGAGCCCACGGCCGGGCCGCATCATTGAAGAGCACACGGTCGATCTCGCTCCAGAGCGTGATTATGCGACCGTGCTTGAGACGCCGGAGTTCCATCGGGTGTCCAGCCGCGTACGTGAGCTGCTGGGCTCGACGGCGAAGGCTGACTGA
- a CDS encoding LacI family DNA-binding transcriptional regulator: MSTSDARGRLPNMRDVAKAAGVSHQTVSRVINDHPSLRDETKRRVLEVMAELNYRPNRAARALVTSKSHTIGVLASHRSEYGPATMIEGVENAAKDRGYFASTVNLSGSDDSAIRAGLDHLMNQAVDGIVLVAPQVRVFDAMSLLQLDVPFVSVHQRDVADRHVIAVDQVAGARLATRHLIAQGHRRIAHLAGPQEWIEAEARTRGYLDEMAQNGLVAENPIIGDWSSDFGYRSGSELFAEGSVTAVVSGNDQMALGLIHALRERGLDVPGDISIVGFDDIPEARHFWPPLTTVRQDFTELGRRAVSRLLDSVGELITEPIEPRLIIRASTAPLAHN; the protein is encoded by the coding sequence ATGTCCACGAGCGACGCACGGGGCCGGCTGCCGAACATGCGAGACGTTGCCAAGGCAGCAGGCGTCAGCCATCAGACTGTATCCCGAGTGATCAACGATCATCCGAGCCTGCGCGACGAGACGAAGCGGCGTGTGCTCGAAGTCATGGCCGAGCTGAACTACCGCCCCAATCGCGCGGCGCGCGCGCTCGTGACGAGCAAGTCCCACACCATCGGGGTGCTGGCTTCTCATCGGTCTGAGTACGGTCCGGCGACCATGATCGAGGGTGTCGAGAATGCGGCGAAGGATCGCGGCTACTTCGCCAGCACTGTCAATCTTTCCGGATCAGACGATTCGGCCATTCGCGCCGGACTCGACCACCTCATGAATCAGGCAGTCGACGGCATCGTGCTCGTTGCTCCGCAGGTGCGCGTTTTCGATGCCATGAGCCTGCTGCAGCTGGACGTGCCATTCGTCTCGGTGCACCAGCGTGACGTCGCCGACCGTCACGTCATCGCCGTCGACCAGGTGGCTGGAGCCCGACTCGCCACGCGACACCTCATCGCGCAGGGCCACCGGCGCATTGCCCATCTCGCTGGTCCGCAAGAGTGGATTGAAGCCGAGGCTCGAACGCGCGGCTACCTCGACGAAATGGCTCAGAACGGGCTCGTCGCCGAGAATCCGATCATCGGGGACTGGTCGTCGGATTTCGGGTATAGGTCCGGAAGTGAGCTCTTCGCCGAGGGGTCAGTGACCGCTGTCGTCTCTGGTAACGATCAGATGGCGCTGGGGCTGATCCACGCGCTTCGAGAGCGAGGGCTCGACGTGCCGGGTGACATCTCCATCGTCGGATTCGATGACATTCCAGAGGCGCGGCACTTCTGGCCACCGCTCACAACGGTTCGCCAAGACTTTACCGAGCTCGGCCGCCGCGCCGTCTCCCGACTTCTCGACAGTGTCGGCGAATTGATCACCGAGCCGATCGAGCCGCGGCTCATCATCCGTGCGTCGACAGCTCCGCTGGCCCATAACTGA